The Mesorhizobium sp. INR15 region GTTTGTGGACGGTCAATCGCCCGGCGACCGTTCACGCGGCCACCGGGCGGACTTGATTATTTCGTGACCGAATAGTCCACACCGTACCACTTCTTGGAGAGCGTGCTGAGCGTGCCGTCTTCCTTCATCGCTTTCACGGCATCGGCGATCCTGGCTGAGAATTCCGGGTCGCCATGTTCGATGGCGACGGCCAGAGGTTCGTAGAACACCGGATCGCCAACCTGCTTGATCGGGTAGCCGGCCTTGATCGCATCGTTGATGCTCGGCAGCGACGAGACGACCGCATCGACGCGCACACCATCACCGAGGCGCAGATCATCGAACGCCGTGGTGGAGTTCTCGTAGGAATGCACCTCTTTCGGGTTGAGCTTGTACTCGAAGGCCGGTGCGCCGGCAGCGTCGAGCGTCAGGTCCTTCTTGGCGTAGGCTTCGAAGGTAGAGGTCGTGGTGGCGCCGATGACCTTGCCGTCGAGATCGCCAAGCGAGGTCGCCTTGCTGTCCTTATGAACGGCGACTGCCGCCGGCGTGTAGTAATACACCGCCGGGAAATCGAAAATCTCGGCGCGCTTCTTCGTCGGCGTCATCGAGCCGACATGCATGTCCCAGCGTCCGACCCAATTGCCAGCGGTGATGATGTCCCAGCCGGGGGTGACGAACTCGACCTTGACCCCGATGCGCTTGCCGATGTCCTTGGCGACATCGACATCGAAACCATCGAGCTCGTTGTTGGCATTGACGAAAGACTGCGGCGCCCAGTTGGCGTCGGTCGCGACCTTGAGATCGCCCGCCGCCTTGACGCGGTCAAGCACAGCCCCGGCCTTGGCCGGCAAGGCGCCCAGCGAAAGCGCCAGCGACAGTGCGGCCAGTTTGAGAATCGTCTTCATATTGTCTGTTCCCTTTGTTGTCGTTCAGTCCCCACGGCGACGCCCCTTACCGGCGACGGCTCCGCAACCTCTTCATCGCGCCGGACACCGGCCTCCCAACTGCCTGTTTGTCCGCGTGATAGTCCCAATTGTTGGCCATTTAGCAGCAAGCCGGCTGCCCGCGTCTTCCGGTGACACGGAGGACGTTTCCGCCGCCGCTTGCTCGGAACGATGGGAAGCCGGAAGGCCGCGAACCAATGCGATCATTGGCCTTCTGCCTTTGTTTCATTGAGCACGGCGCTGGCGACGCGAAAGCTTTCGACGCCGGCGGGAATGCCGCAATAGACCGAGATCTGGATCAGGGCGGCGCGAAGCTCGCTTTC contains the following coding sequences:
- a CDS encoding transporter substrate-binding domain-containing protein translates to MKTILKLAALSLALSLGALPAKAGAVLDRVKAAGDLKVATDANWAPQSFVNANNELDGFDVDVAKDIGKRIGVKVEFVTPGWDIITAGNWVGRWDMHVGSMTPTKKRAEIFDFPAVYYYTPAAVAVHKDSKATSLGDLDGKVIGATTTSTFEAYAKKDLTLDAAGAPAFEYKLNPKEVHSYENSTTAFDDLRLGDGVRVDAVVSSLPSINDAIKAGYPIKQVGDPVFYEPLAVAIEHGDPEFSARIADAVKAMKEDGTLSTLSKKWYGVDYSVTK